TTGGGAAAAAGCTCATAGGTTTGGGTTGTTAAAAAGGGGTCATTTTTTATGTAAATATGGCCCAAAACCCTAGGGCCATCTCTTGACAATTTTTCCGGGCCTTAATGGTATTTTTTTACTTTCTCTTTTCCCTGGCAAGAAAGCAAGAGTTTCCATGAAACCATTTATTCTATCCATTAGACTGCCAGAGAACCAATGTCAACTTAGCCAAAAAAAAAGCCCACCAACCCAGGGCAATCTCTCACGGCAAATGAGTTTTTAAAAAGGTATTATCAGGAGTCATTTTTTAGCAATAAAACAGGCTCAAGGGAAGAATAACCCGGCCTGTTGGAAAAATTACTTATCAACACTATTGGGGTAATTAGGGTAGTAATGGCTATTATAGTCCCTATGAGCTCCACATGGAGACTTTGTGAATTGTTTTTATTCCTCGGAGGGTCAGCCGCTTCCATTAATTAAATAAGTTTTTTGAATTAGTATTTAACAACTACTCCTGGCCCTATAATAGCACAAATATGCAAGCTCCTCCGTATTCTGGTTGACAATCTTAAAGTTTGTTTAAATTTTATTTAGAAATAACTTGCCGGCAAAATAAAAAGGCACAGACTGCGACTATAACAGAAAAACCGGGGAGATTAAAAGAGAAGAATAAAGCAATTAAACTATTGGGGAGAATTCAGAGGACAAGAGGAGGGGCTAGTTTTGACTTCCACACGGTTATAGCCGGAGTTTTTAAGTAATTGTTCCACAATGGTAACAGCTTTTTCGTTGGCCTGGGTGAGAATGTCTTGTTGACAGGCGGCGACAGTGATTTTTTGGAGGGTATGTTGTTGGGCAAGGGCTTGTAGTTGTGGGGCATTATCTGGACCTAGATTGAGGAAACCACGATCGTAGTGGTATACCCGAGAGTTGTTGACATCGATTTTGCTGTCTAGAATTTGTGGGGGGGGCAGTTGGATTGTAATCCTATCACCTGTGACTTGGAGGTGTTGTGGTTGTAACTGACTCAAATCTATGCCGGCTTTCACCTCCCCCCTAGCCAGATACAGCAACTTGGTTTCGCCAATCACCCATTTGCCGATTACTCTTTGGGAGGAGGCAGGCACAATGGTCTCCATCGAGAACACAGTAGTAACCAGATGCCCTACAGAGCGAATTTGTTGGAGAAGAGAATAGGAGTCTGTGATAGCAGGGGTGACAACAGTAGGGGTAAAGGTGGAAACTAGATTGTGCCAAAATGTTACAGTGCCCTGCCAGATGGCAATGGCACCAACGCCGAAGAAAGCGGGGAGGAAGAAGAGGGGAAATTTTTTCGCACTTTTCCAAGGGGTCATAAACCAGTTGGGGTAAAATGTTGGGAGAGGTTCACCGACGAGTACAATAAAATCCCGCCTGGTGAGAAGCTATATTCGAAGCTATATTTACTACATTTGCTGCTCTGGTGACTCTACTGGCATATTAAAAGTTTATGATAACAGAGAAGATTTTTGCTAAGAAAAAACCGGTTATTGGTGTAGTTCACTTGTTGCCTTTGCCCACTTCGCCAAGATGGGGGGGGAATTTAAAGGCAGTAATTGAAAGAGCTGAACAGGAGGCTACGGCTTTGGCAGCTGGTGGGGTGGATGGGATTATCGTGGAGAATTTTTTCGATGCCCCCTTCCCCAAAGATAGAGTTGATCCGGCCGTGGTAAGTGCCATGACCATCATCGTGGACAGGATTATGAATCTGGTCATGCTGCCCATCGGCCTGAATGTCCTACGCAATGACGCTCACAGTGCCCTTGCCATTGCTGCCTGTGTGGGGGCTCAGTTTATCAGGGTCAACGTCTACACCGGCGTCATGGCTACTGATCAGGGTCTCATAGAAGGTAAAGCTCATGAACTACAAAAATATCGACGAGAATTAGGGAAGGACATTGCCATCTTCGCTGACGTGCTGGTGAAACACGCCCGTCCTCTAGGAACTCCCAATTTAACCACAGCGGTACAAGACACCATTGAGAGGGGGTTGGCAGATGCGGTGATTTTGTCGGGGTGGGCCACCGGGTTGCCTCCCAGTCTAGAAGACCTAGAGTTGGCCAAGGAGGCGGCCAAGGACACCCCTGTATTAGTAGGCAGTGGGGCCAATTGGGAAAACATTGGACAACTACTAACCATTGCCGACGGTGTGATTGTAGCCAGTTCTCTAAAGCGCAATGGCAAGATAGAGGAGCCCATCGATCCCATCAGGGTAGCTCAGTTTGTAGAGGCGGCCAACAGTATACCCCCCTCCCCTACCTCCTCCTCTTTCAAGACGAAGGTATCATGACAGTCTCCTCCCCTGTATTAGAATTGAGATGGCATTGATTTGGGGGAGTAGCTCAACTATGCTTCGTTACCGTCAACAGTCTTGGCTACAAAAAAAATCCCGTTTTCTCATTGGCGCCATTGCCATTGTAGGTTTGATTCTAACCCTTTATTTGACTATTAGTAAAATGGCCGGGGGTTCAGTGGCTTGCGACGCCTCCCAAGGGGCCAGTGGCGGTTGTAACAGCGTCTTGGATAGTCCTTATGCCTACCCGTTAGATCCTATGGGGAAAACAGGCCCCCCCTTGAGTCTTTTCGGAGCACTAGCCTATTTTGGCATGGCCACTTTTGCCCTCTGTCCCCTGTTTGTAAACCCTGAGCAGAATAAACAACTACGCCAAAAACTGGAAGACTGGACTTGGTGGTTTATGTTGGTGGGGGCCTTTGTCATGGCCTCTGTCAGCAGTTATTTGATGTATGTTTTGGCCTTCAAACTCCAAACATTATGTTACTACTGTATTGGCTCGGCCCTCTTTTCGTTTAGTCTCCTCCTGCTCACCCTCCTTGGCCACCACTGGGAGGACATAGGACAGGTGGTTTTTACGGGAGTTATCGTAGTCTTACTTAGTTTAGTGACTACCCTGGGGGTGTACGCCCGGGTTGAGCCTCAGACTCCTAGTGGTGTTAGCACAGAAATGGCACAGGGGGGAAAAATTCGCATCCCTAGGGCTACCACACAACCTGTGCCTCCCATTGGCTGGGCAATTACCACCAAGTCCGGGGCGGCAGAAATAGCCTTGGCCGAACATTTGGCCAAATCGGGGGCGGTTATGTATTCTGCTTACTGGTGCCCCCACTGTTATGAGCAAAAACAGTTATTCGGCAAGGAGGCCTTTGCTAAACTGAAAACCGTAGAATGTGATCCGGAAGGCCTAAAGGCTGAGCCCCAGAAGTGCAGAGATGCCAAAATCAAGGCCTTTCCCACCTGGATTATCAACGGAAGGGTATATGAGGGGGTTTTAACCTTGGATGATTTGGCCACCTTGACTGGCTACAAGGGCAATCGGAATTTCCGTTATACCCTATAGTTTCAAAAAAGCCGAAGTCAACAGGGCTGATAGAGTTGTTCTATGGCCTTCTCTTGGTCTGATTGGCCCATTAAAGACTCGCCGATTAACACTGCATCGGCGCCAGCATTATGGACATAATCTAAGTCTTTTTTGGTATACAATCCCGACTCACTGACAACGGTAATGCCTCTTTGACGAATAATGTCCCCCTTTTTGGCCAGCAGCTGCCGGGTGGTGTTTAAGTCTACACTGAAGTCCTGTAGATTCCGGTTGTTAATGCCAATCAGCCTCACCCCCTCTATTTGTAAAACCCGCTCTAACTCCTCGAGGGTGTGCACCTCCACCAAAGCAGTCATTCCTAGACTGTGAATGATTTTGAGGAAATAACGCAAATCACTATCCCTTAAAATAGCGGCAATGAGCAAAACGGCATCTGCCCCCTTTAAACGCGCTAAATAAACCTGATAGGGGTAAATGATAAAGTCCTTGCACAAAAGGGGCAAAGAAACAGTTTGTCGAATACTGGCCAGATAATCAAAACTGCCCTGGAAAAACTCCTCATCTGTCAAAACGGAAATACAAGCCGCGCCACCCCTCTCATAGGCCTGGGCAATGGCAGTGGGATTGAAGTCAGGACGAATTACACCCTTACTGGGGGAGGCTTTTTTTACTTCGGCAATTAAGGCCGGTTTACGGGGCGAGTTTTTTATACTAGCCAGAAAGTCTAAGGGGGGATTGGCCAACTCCTCTACTTGTTTGCGTAGCTCTTGTAGAGGCAGTTTTTCCCGCATTTTTTCTACTTCTTCTTCCTTGTGCCAGACGATCTTCTCTAGAATGTTCCTTGGTTCCCCCTCGGGCACTTTTACTTGATAACGCAAATTGTCTACTGTGACTATTGGGGCGGGATTTTGACGACGAATTTCCATTTATTTTCTCTGTTGCTACTACTAACTACAGGTCAGCTGTAAATGTACATGTTATCTTATCTGTTTCCCATACCACTTGTCAGGTGTACCATTTTAAGGGAATATATTTTTGGTCAAATTTGATCCTTATTTCACCCTAAGAGTATGATTTCCAGTAACGACTTTCGCCCCGGTGTTACAATAGAATTAGAAGGTAGTGTATGGAAAGTGGTAGAATTCCTCCATGTGAAACCAGGTAAGGGCTCAGCTTTCGTGCGGACGAAGTTGAAAAACGCCCAGACGGGAAACGTGATTGAAAGGACATTCCGTGCCGGGGAAATGGTACCCCAGGCTAACTTGGAAAAACGTGTAATGCAACACACCTACAAAGATGGGGACGACTATGTGTTCATGGATATGGAGAGTTTTGAAGAGTTTAGACTCTCTGCCTCACAAATAGGGGAGAAGTCTAAATACCTGAAAGAGGGAATGGAAGTGAATATTCTGTTTTGGAAAAATAATGTATTAGACGTGGAACTGCCTAACTCTGTGGTGCTGGAGGTGGTAGAAACAGATCCAGGGGTGAGGGGAGATACGGCGACAGGAGGGTCAAAACCGGCCATCTTGGAAACCGGTGCTCAGATTATGGTGCCCCTGTTTGTGGCTGTGGGAGATAAGGTTAGAGTGGACACTAGGACAGATACTTACCTGGGTAGGGAGTAAACCTGTTGAGTTGGATGTTCCGTTAGTTTTGCCTAAGACTTGATATTATTGTCTGTGATTCACTAGTTGAAAAGATAGATAGTTGAAAGTGCCAATAGACTTCAACCAGTTAAGGGAATTCATC
The Geminocystis sp. M7585_C2015_104 DNA segment above includes these coding regions:
- the trpC gene encoding indole-3-glycerol phosphate synthase TrpC, whose product is MEIRRQNPAPIVTVDNLRYQVKVPEGEPRNILEKIVWHKEEEVEKMREKLPLQELRKQVEELANPPLDFLASIKNSPRKPALIAEVKKASPSKGVIRPDFNPTAIAQAYERGGAACISVLTDEEFFQGSFDYLASIRQTVSLPLLCKDFIIYPYQVYLARLKGADAVLLIAAILRDSDLRYFLKIIHSLGMTALVEVHTLEELERVLQIEGVRLIGINNRNLQDFSVDLNTTRQLLAKKGDIIRQRGITVVSESGLYTKKDLDYVHNAGADAVLIGESLMGQSDQEKAIEQLYQPC
- a CDS encoding BtpA/SgcQ family protein; this translates as MITEKIFAKKKPVIGVVHLLPLPTSPRWGGNLKAVIERAEQEATALAAGGVDGIIVENFFDAPFPKDRVDPAVVSAMTIIVDRIMNLVMLPIGLNVLRNDAHSALAIAACVGAQFIRVNVYTGVMATDQGLIEGKAHELQKYRRELGKDIAIFADVLVKHARPLGTPNLTTAVQDTIERGLADAVILSGWATGLPPSLEDLELAKEAAKDTPVLVGSGANWENIGQLLTIADGVIVASSLKRNGKIEEPIDPIRVAQFVEAANSIPPSPTSSSFKTKVS
- a CDS encoding DUF4230 domain-containing protein, with amino-acid sequence MTPWKSAKKFPLFFLPAFFGVGAIAIWQGTVTFWHNLVSTFTPTVVTPAITDSYSLLQQIRSVGHLVTTVFSMETIVPASSQRVIGKWVIGETKLLYLARGEVKAGIDLSQLQPQHLQVTGDRITIQLPPPQILDSKIDVNNSRVYHYDRGFLNLGPDNAPQLQALAQQHTLQKITVAACQQDILTQANEKAVTIVEQLLKNSGYNRVEVKTSPSSCPLNSPQ
- a CDS encoding vitamin K epoxide reductase family protein, encoding MLRYRQQSWLQKKSRFLIGAIAIVGLILTLYLTISKMAGGSVACDASQGASGGCNSVLDSPYAYPLDPMGKTGPPLSLFGALAYFGMATFALCPLFVNPEQNKQLRQKLEDWTWWFMLVGAFVMASVSSYLMYVLAFKLQTLCYYCIGSALFSFSLLLLTLLGHHWEDIGQVVFTGVIVVLLSLVTTLGVYARVEPQTPSGVSTEMAQGGKIRIPRATTQPVPPIGWAITTKSGAAEIALAEHLAKSGAVMYSAYWCPHCYEQKQLFGKEAFAKLKTVECDPEGLKAEPQKCRDAKIKAFPTWIINGRVYEGVLTLDDLATLTGYKGNRNFRYTL
- the efp gene encoding elongation factor P, whose translation is MISSNDFRPGVTIELEGSVWKVVEFLHVKPGKGSAFVRTKLKNAQTGNVIERTFRAGEMVPQANLEKRVMQHTYKDGDDYVFMDMESFEEFRLSASQIGEKSKYLKEGMEVNILFWKNNVLDVELPNSVVLEVVETDPGVRGDTATGGSKPAILETGAQIMVPLFVAVGDKVRVDTRTDTYLGRE